Within Telopea speciosissima isolate NSW1024214 ecotype Mountain lineage chromosome 8, Tspe_v1, whole genome shotgun sequence, the genomic segment TTAGAATGGTTGGATGGTTGGGATTGATTTGATCTTCTGAAGGAGGATTAGTTGGGATCAATAGCGTTGTGGTCAAGAGAGAAGTGTTTTGCTGCCAAGGTTAGGAAAATCAGCTTCATTGATAAAGAATATAATCGTCAAGGCATATGTATAACAGATGGTAATGAGTTGGTGGTTTGAAAAGGATAAGGGAGGGGTGTGGTTAGAATTATGGTGACTTCAGCTGGTTCTTGGATCTGTTTCATACTTGAAGGTAGATTGAAATATTTGGTTTTTCTTAATGTTGGTTGGTACGAATAATTTAGAAAAGGTCAAGACAAAATAATGAAGTGGTTAATGATTTCTGGTCTATTATGGATGCCTAACAGATCCAAAAAGCAATGGAAGGGGTGCAGGTCATGTAACAAACAATAACAGATTAATAACTTTGCTTGAACTTAAACCACAGTAGCTGAAACATCAATCAAACCAATAACCTAGCACCTAATCTATTGTATTGAATATTGACTTGTATCTACTTGTcagtgaaaaaaaaatcgacTTGTATCTGAAGAGAATGGGAGATCAACAACCGGAATTGAAGAGAACACAGgcatcttaaaaaaaaaaaaaaaaaaaaaaaaaacagccatGTGCATAACTGAGAAAAGTAATGTGGTTTTCCTGCAGGAACGGCAACTCTGCTTTTATTCAATGTCCAGAATTTTGAACAATATAAACTTCATCGATATATTTTAAGTAATCCATGGTTATTCTTACTAGTGGGAAAACTGTAAACGTGTGGAGACTCTTTAGAGCTCTCCCACTGGGACTTGAAGGGAAACCCCGGGAAGGGGGGGGAGGGACTCGAACTTAACAtgaattatatatatagagacccTAAAGGACTCTTGGCAAAACCTACTTAAAAACTGTTATTGAAATCTATAACAAAACCACCATATTACCATTTACATTGTTCCCACTACTCAATCATCATTCTAAATGTATCTAACATGATCTGGGTCTTGagatttcttctcctcttcctagCTTGTTTGCATACATCCTCTTCACCAGCCTTATTACTAGCTCATAACAATTGTCATCAGTAGCCCTGGATTTAGGTTCATGTACTTCTTAGCCTTCTTGGGCTGAGAAATTTAGTTTGCTTTTCAGATTTTTAACTTATATGTTATTTGTTGTGGTTTTGACTTACTAGGAAGTGGATTTTCTAAGATGTCTATAAGAGCAGCAATTCTATATAAAACactggaatgttgggcaatagGTAACTAAAATATAAGTAACCTAATTGTAGCTGATATGAAGATGTTAAGATGAGTGGCATGACAaggaaatataaaataaaaaaaaagatcattTTGAAGAAACCTAGAAGTAGCACCTCGCCCAATAGGCAACAAGAAGAGCGAATATATATGGTTTAGGCATGTGGAATGAATACCATTAAAGGCACCGGCAAGAAGTGGTCATATGTGAAAAAGACACATGAACTTCAATTGAGTTGAATGCTGAAAGAGGATTTGTGCTGTCAACCACAAGTGGTTGGCATAAGgcttggttgttgtagttgtaACTCATTTTAATGTTTGGGTTAGGAGTTATATGCTAAGACCTCACGTTTAGTATATAATAGAAAGAGATTAAAATGAGTAAATTGTATCTTTTTCAAAGTCTATTTCAATAGGTTAAGTTTTTAACGatgttttgaaattttaaactaatacaaatttgaatttggagctaaataaaaaataacatggattcataagaaaacaaaatttatcTTCTAAAAGTTTCTTAAGGGTGTTTTTTTAGTGCAGGGAATGTTGCTTACAAACATTTCATTCTTGCTAGGCACTTTGTTCCAAATCTTACCATTGGACCTACAGTGATTGAGAGTTTGAGGAAGCACACCAAGTAATGCCTTCTTTCTTACTACAGTTCTTAGAACATCCTTGCTAATGGGAAAATTCGTAATtgttattgaaaaaaaaaatacttagtAATCTTCTTTTATAGGATATATCTAGACTGCCACCTGATGGTTACAAATCCTTTTGATTATGTGGAGCCATCAGGAAAAGCTGGTGCTTCAGGTTTTACCTTTCATTATGAGGTTGCCAAAGGTGGGTTTTCACATTTGCTAGATTTTTGGGGTACTTGCATTCCctttatcttctcttttctctgtcATTAATTTTATATAGCAAATTATTGCAGATAACTGGCAGGAACTCATTCTTAAAATCAAGGAAAAAGGCATGCGCCCTGCAGTAGCAGTTAAGCCTGGAACTCCAATTGAAGAAATTTATCCACTTGTAAGGATTACCGGTTCCTTCCCACACCTCCCTTTTCCTGAATTTTCTACTCATTGTTGGGTTTTGCAAACCACGTGAACTTGAGAAAATTTCTCTAACCTGGCTGGCTGTGAATTATAACTTTGTGACCCTGCCTACTTTTGCAAATTTAAATTAAgattatttcagaattttatgaCTAGTTAATAGATTTTTTGATAGGTGGAAGATAGAGATTTACTAGATAAAGGAAGGGACCATACAATGGATAAAAAAACAATGATGGCATATGTGAGTCTCTTAAAACAATTTAttaagggaaaaataataataataataaatggaCTTATAAAGTAAAGATTTTCTAGCCCTCTCACCTTTGCTGGGgaatcaaaatattattttctcttcttatgGCACAAGAAACAGGATGGTCAAGTGGTTCAAGTCCTGGACTATAATTTATTTCGATTGTTGAATTTTACTCGGGACAAGGtgaaaaatgtaaaaattttaCAAGCTATGAATCTATacaaattagaaaaagaaaaggagaaatgatATCTGTTAGAAGTTTCTGATATGTTGAACCATCCATGAAAGGGTACGGTACTTATTTTTTGGTGGAAAAGGGTAGGGTACTTTACAAGGTATGAAGCTATACAGTTTGGTAAGTGTACACTTGATCTTTTTGTGTCTTCAAAACTTGATGTCTACTATGTCGGGGCAGATCTACTGATATGGATTATAGCCAAATACGGTGGGCTTTTATCAATAAAATCTGCTCTCATgccaaaatgagaaaaaatgtGGAAGTAGTTTCCCAGATAGATTGATTTAGTATAACCAGTGACTCTATTTTATTAACTGTAGCTGTGCTAATAGTTGAACTTAATAGGCTTGATTGTTCAACTGCCTAAACCCAATGAACTGTTCAAGCTTAATGCTGTGTCCATTAGTCAAGCTTAATGCTACTATTGGTTTGGCAAAGCTATAAAATCAAATATTGCATCGCCTCGTCTTGCTCTGCAGGTTGAGAGTGAAAATCCTGTTGAAATGGTCCTTGTTATGACAGTAGAACCTGGATTTGGTGGTCAAAAATTCATGCCAGAAATGATGGAAAAGGTCAGTTTCTTTCTTAATCACACGTGTTTATTGTAACTCTTGTTAAAATTCATTGTCccttatgtttttcttttgcattcaGGTCCGTGCATTGAGAAAGCAGTACCCCTCTCTTGATATAGAGGTAAGATGTTCTCATGCCTTTAACTTCATAATCATCTAAAATTATTTATAGCTTATAATATTGCTATTATGGTGCTCTCCATAGTCTCTACTTGTTCTTTtctaatgaaaaaaatagatatatTTGTAGACTATATCCATTTGAGAAGGTAGTCAAGCAATTATGGTTTTGGACAGAATTCTGAGTGTCTGAGGTGATTGATATTCAGCTTACAGGTCTTTCCATATTTACAAAACTTATGTGTCATCCCATCAACAGAATGATCTACCTCACTATACCTGCATGATCTTCTGCTCCATTCCATTTAGAAAGTCAACCACACCTGCCCTTCGCTCAACCTCTTCTCCCAgcacagagagagggagaggtgaTAATGTAGTACAGAGGCCAGAGAAGAGCTATGCAAAAGAGAGACTTGGAACTAAGTGAAAAACTTCCAGTCTCTTTTGATCTCAATAACACAAAGGGCTTTAAACATCTTTACATGAGGCCTAGAAGATCATTTCTCCTTAGCTTGCCAGCTACACTGTAAGATGACTAAGAATAACTGATACTAAAAGAGGTGCACTAGACTTTATTTCATGTACTCTGGTTCTGTCTTTTTTAGAACATTCTGGTATGGAAACATCTCTGTAGCCAGAACTCTATCATCAGTAATCAACCTTCTGGATTGGTTTAGTTGTCTGGTTTCCATATAAACCAGGAATCAGCCTTGGTCTGGCTTTTAGAATTGTATCAGCAACCAGCCTATGTTACCCCACTTCATCATAGATGTCTAGTCAGATTTATCCGTCACTAAGTTGAAGAGCTACATGCCCGATGCTAACACTTGGTGTAAACTCACTGTGATTGGAAATACATTGCCTCCCCTGTCAATATATTATGGGCCCTTAATTACATTGTTTAAAGGGTCTGGAAGTAAATATAGTGGGAAACATCATTGCACAATTGCAGGCCTTAATTACATCTATGTATTTACTGGAgacactttttttattttccatagaACCCACCAAATGATTTCGAAGTTAATAAAGGTCATGCaataatttttcttgttctctctaaactttgcATTCATTGAAGTAAGAACACAGCTTCAGTCATCAATTTTTCTGGCAAAATAACAATGATCACTGAAAGATGGTTGCAGTCATCTGATCAGGCTTGCTCTGCTGGAGTGGATCTTATAGACAGTGGGTTCTACGGTTCTACCCTTTAAACTGCTGccaattttcagttttttttttgggctgtGAATTACAGGGTATTTTCTTGCTTTTAGAATGCCCAGAAGGATCAGAAGCAACAATGCTTGCATAGCTAATGTTGATAGTGTTTACTTACTTTACTATATGGTCTGCTCATTCTCACATTTTCCTAATTCGAAGCATGATAAACTTGGGCATTCAGGTGGATGGTGGCTTGGGAGCTTCAACCATTGATACGGCAGCTTCAGCAGGGGCAAATTGTATCGTGGCGGGAAGTTCAGTATTTGGAGCTCCGGAACCAGCCCAAGTTATATCCACTATGAGGAAGAGTGTGGAGGCGGCACAGCAAAAGAGTTAATAATTTAATACAGATAAGTTACTCTCTGGTGATTCATTTTCTATTAATAATCTTCTTGTGTGTACAATTACTGatttaccaataaaaaaatttagtttGTATTTTAAGTTGATTTGAAAGTTTTCACTGGATAACTTTTCATGCGTGCAAAGGTCTGTATGATGTACAATAACCTGAGAATATAAcaaatttaagtgaatttgtgATTTTGTTTcctagagggcgggccttgctGCAAGGATAAAGGTTGttctattgtgaccaagtggtcacgagtTTGAGTCTGGAAGTAGCTTCTTtgtgaaaacaggggtaagactgcgaacattatgatcctccctagaccccgcaatggtgggagccttgtgcatttggtacgccctttttttgtgattttgctTCCTCCAAATCTACAAATTGATTAGGTACCTGAAACTACCATATGTATCTCAATCCTTGCTATATGGCATTCATATATTTCCTCATTGGgtataaaataggaaaatttaTTGCTTGGTAGGGATTCCTGATTCACATTCAATGAGGGACTAGAGTTTAAAAGAACGGAATGGGGATCCGGATTGGTCGCGGTTGATTGGTCTGGATCGGTTAGGATTCAGCCAGATCAACCAAAATGTGCCCTAACCCTAGAGAAATCCAGTACGGATGGATCGATCCAATCCCGATTCTTAAAACAGTGACTGAGACAGGACAGACGCATCGTTTAGTCATCTTCCACTAGAATTAAAGAGAGCATATAGGCATGAGTTCATGAGCATGCATGCAACTGGTAAAGCTCACGTTGCACTGTCTTAAATTCTTGTGGAAGCTTTGCATGTCTTTGTAATGGCCAAACCATCATGAATAATGTAAGAGTAATGGTGGTAGCCCACTGCCTCTCTCCACCACTCACTCAAAGTTTGATTTTCTGGTTCAGGTTCTCACATTCAGAAATGTTCAGTAATAATAGAAATTGGATTGGATGATGGAGATGGACCTGACCTCTTATATCTGATCCGATCCACTATGGAACAGGTGCACTTGTCCCCTCTGTGCTTGGACTCCGGACTTTGGATAATATCTTGGTTGCCATCAATATCGATATGGATCGGTCGTATCAAATCGGATTGGAATGTTTTGCCCTTCAAAATATCAAtatgagggtttttttttttaccattttatcctTCTCTGTTCTGGTATCCTTGTTACTGTATCAGTCAGGTGTCGGTAACGGCCTGGCTGATACCGATACAGATTGTTGGATCCGATttcgatacctaaaaccatgagcTATCTTAGCTTACCAACCCAATTTAGCCCGACCATGCCGGATCCATtgccaaccccaaaacccaattgTCAATAATTGTGACTTTATTATATGAATCCTAGACAAGGGAAAGAGGGGTGGGGGACCTTACCCTGAGACTGTCTCAGTCCTTATTGTTAGTGAAGAAAGTGGCAGGCACGTGTTATCACGTGCACGTGCTCAGGACCTCGGTTCAAGAATACATGTTCTTGGTATGGGAGATGTGACATggttattttagtcattttaacCCTTAAGCCTTTCCAGTGGCTGTTTATATAAATGTATTAGTAGTAtaatttaagtaattaattagtcATACTTTGTGTGGCAAATCACCTGCGGACAGTTGTCGTTCTCTCTCCCGTAATTAACGGGGTaattaaacaaaacaaattggGGTTTAGGCCTTTAGATTTTAAACAAAACAATTACCATCGGAACGGTACCCGatgataagggaaaaagatccccacGTCGACAATGTGGAGATTCTTTTCCATGTAGTCACATAGTCCGACCATGTGGGATCCACCTTGagatttctttttcccttgtaactagggatgtaaacggatcggattcggctcggatagtgctaaatccATATCTGCATTCAAttagttttcggatggattcggatagtgttaaacggatacggctatgaattgaatattttatccgtttacatgtaaatatagcttttcggatagctatagcttaTCCGTattcgcatccgtttagctttcggacagattcgaatagtgttaaacggatacagacacggatacagaaacgaattttggctattcatttacacccctacttgtGACCATGTGGGTTAATAAAACCGTTTTCCATACTATGATTGATGTGGCGTGGGAGATTCCTCTTACAGTGAGGGCATTGGAAACCCTTTTCCGATGATGATTAGATTAATACCTAACACAAAGGGTACTTTTGGATTAGGCTGCCAAGTAAGATTGAAAGCTATATTTAAATTAGACTGGACACGCTGGTCCAACTGGGATTGAATCAATCACCTTCACAATCCTCAATTGTCTGGTAAGATTTCTAATTATTAGTGAAAATTAGAAGTTAAAACCACTAAAGAGGGGAAATAGTGGGGCTGGCAGGTTTTAAAACCCGGAACCAGACATGGAATAGGCATGGTCCGATTTCAATTTGAACTGGATTGGAATCCTAGAAAATGGAATCAGAAAGAAGAAGCAATGATAATCACAATCTTTTATATTTTAACATTTTATATTGAAAAGTCTATAAATCTAGCTAA encodes:
- the LOC122671026 gene encoding ribulose-phosphate 3-epimerase, cytoplasmic isoform-like; translation: MASAIPKIAPSMLSSDFANLASEAHRMCQCGADWLHMDIMDGHFVPNLTIGPTVIESLRKHTKIYLDCHLMVTNPFDYVEPSGKAGASGFTFHYEVAKDNWQELILKIKEKGMRPAVAVKPGTPIEEIYPLVESENPVEMVLVMTVEPGFGGQKFMPEMMEKVRALRKQYPSLDIEVDGGLGASTIDTAASAGANCIVAGSSVFGAPEPAQVISTMRKSVEAAQQKS